Part of the Aquimarina sp. MAR_2010_214 genome is shown below.
TGATACCGAAGAGTACCAAAAATACGGAAGCCAGTATTTGTCTATTAAACTTCATAACAACAAATAAACGAAAAAAAATGATTGCTTATTGTATTTTTTGGCTAATAAAGTGTTAAAGACCTGTAAGATCTATACTTTTTTGCACTATTAACTCAAGATGTTTTGATAAATTGTTGCCTTGCCAGGGATGTTTTACACCAAATATATGATCTGCTCCTTCTACTATATATAATTGACTATTGACACTCCAAGCATGTATATTTTTACTTTCTTGTATATCAACTGTTGGATCGCTTGTGCCATGAACAATCAAATGTGGTATTTTAATTTTTTTGGCAGCATTAGCGATGGTTAATCTATCTTCATTCTCTATAAAAGATGTATAAAACTGAAAATAATGCGGCATTTGCTGTTTGGTTCTTCCGTTTTCGATATAGGTTACTCCAGTATTCTTCCAGTACTCAAAGACTTTTCCTTTTGGAAATCGATTTTTATAATCAGAAACACTCGCCCATGTTATTAATTGCGTTACTCTCTTATCTTCTGCTGCTTTAATGGTTACGATTCCGCCACCACGAGAATGACCTATCAAAGAAATGTTTGAGGTATTAATTTCATTTCTAAATTTAAAATCTGAGGAAGTAGTCCAATCTATAATTGTTTCTAGATCATCTAATTCTTTGATATAATTATTATTACCAAAAGCTTCTAGATCAGGAAAGTCAATGGGTTGTTCTATAGTGCCTCCATTATGGGAAAAATTAAATTTTATAAAGAAAAATCCAGCATTGGCAAAAGCTTCTGCAACCAAATCCCAAGCACCCCAATCTTTAAAACCTTTATATCCATGGCAAAAAATAATAACCGGTTTTTGTACTCCATCTTTTTTGTAAAAGACATCTGTCAAAATTGGTTTTTGATATCTTCCTTTGACTATTATATTTTTGTTTTTGGCCATCATAATTTTAAATGCAATAGTTTAGTAATAACCTGTTGTATACAGTTATACTTCTTTTTCAATAAATGGGGTTTCAATATTAAAAATTTCCAGGATCAGTTTTTTTAACTGTAACAAATAATCATCAAATACTGCATTTGTAATTTCGTAATTTGCTTTCCCTCTTACGCTCTCTTTTGTTCCAAACTTAAGAAATCCTTCCTGAAGATTCTTAAATGAAATTATACCTGCCTGAAAGGCTTCTGAAATCGGATTTTCATTGTGTTGCATATATGCATATGCCAAAACCTGAATTACTTTGCTGTATTTATACTCATCGGTGATTATATCCCAATCCATAATAACAACATCGCTTCGACCTACTCTTCCTGTTTTATAATCTATTACTCGTACTTGTCCATCTAACTCATCAATTCGATCTACTTTTCCTTTAATATAAATAGGAAAATCCAACTCAGGAATATTCAATTTTGTTTTTAGATTACTTTCTATAGCCAGAATCTTTAATCGGGCTCCACTTCTTATTAATTTCTCCTCGGCTTTTAGGAAGTTATATACGTACTGCTTAGCTACTTCAAAAATTAAAAGATTTTTGCCTTGCGTGATATTGAGCTTTGTATATTCTTGCTTAAACTGACCTCGAAGTTCGATATCAATTTGATTTCTCATTGTATTGATGTCTTCTATAGCAAGAAATTTACCTTCTAATGGTTTATAAAAAGTTTCGAGTGTATTATGAATTACCGTCCCTAAAGTATTTGCGGCAATAGTTTCTTCTACCTCTTCGGTTTCTGTAACACCCAATACATATTTATAATAGAAATCCATTGGGTTTCTTATATAAGCAGTTAGTGCAGAAGGTGACAACCCATGAGCACTTAGTTTTTTTAGTTTTAGTAAAATAGCTTCATTTTTTCTAATCTGTAATGGTTGATTGATTAATTGAGGTACTTTTGCTGATACCACATATTTTGTAAGCTTATGTTTTGGTCTTTTATCAATATCTAGCTGAAGTAAGAACCTGCTCTTTTCTCCACCACCCACTCCTTCGTCTTCTGTATTATACAGTAGATATACTTTTTTAGCCCTTTGGATTAATCTATAAAAGTGATATGTATATATAGCGTCTTTTTCTTTATAGGTAGGGAGATTGTATGCCCTCTTCAAATCATAAGGAATAAAAGAATTCATGCTCTTTCCTGCAGGTAAAACTCCTTCATTAACCGAAGTGATAATGACTGTTTCAAAATCAAGACATCTGGATTCTAACATTCCCATGAGCTGTAACCCACTAAATGGTTCGCCAGAAAAATCCAGAGTTTCAGACATCATAATATCTTTATACAATGTATACAAAGATCCTATCGTTTTTAAATATTGATAGCTCGTATGTAATGTAAAAACTTTATTAAAAACTAAATAGAAATGATACACATATTCTAGTTCTAACTCGTCTTTTTTCTTATCCAGATTATTCTTGAGCAGTAGTATTATTTTCCTACAGTTTTCTAAAGCTATGGTGACATCTTTCCACGGTTCAAATAGTAATCCAAGAGCTTTCTTTTCCTTAGCTGGAACTTTCTCCTGTAGTTTGTCTAATGTTATGTAAACGATATTTTCTTTAGCAATGGTATTGATCAATCGTGTTACTTCAAATCCTAATATTCTATATGCCGGAAGGCTATTTAAAATTTCTAATACTAATTTATAATAGAATCCTTTGGGGCTAGAATTTTTATGAAGACTAAATAGCAACTCAAAAAATGCAGCTATTGGAACTTCTTTAAGAGGTAGTCCCATTGTAATATTTAGGGCTTCTATTGTATTGGGCAATGAATTAAGTAAGGGTTGTAATAGCGTTTCGTCTGCAAGTACCAAAGCTGTTTTTTCGACCTCAGATTTGGGTATCGAAGTAAGTATTTGACCAATAGATTTTGCTTGACCTATATTCTTAGGCACTCCTATTAGGGTAATGTCCTTTTCTGAAGAAAAATTGTTTTGTATCCATTGAAACGGTTTCTTTTTATAATATTCCCATTGATTTTTATATGTTCTTAAGAATAAAGACGCTTCGTGATAGGCATTTTCTACAAAAAACTGATCTGCATCCCAATATACCTGAGCAATGTCGGCTTCTAAAAGTGATTGAAAAATGATCTGCTCAGCATTATTAAGAGCATTAAACCCTACTAGGATATGTGTTCTATTTTCAGTATTAACATATGTTTTGATATCTTCTGATGCTTTTCTGTACAGCAACCCTTGATATCCAATTTTTTTTGAAAGCAATTTATTTTTAAAATTGCTGTAATAATCCATCAGGTTTTCCCAAAACCTAATATAATTTTTAACTAATTCTGTTTTCTCTTTTTGTAGGTACCAATGATTTAAGTCCTGTATTCCTGATAAATAAGTAAAGAAACTCTTATGATCTATACAATACCTATCGATTTCATTAAAATCATAAATTAGGGTCTGGGCCCAATTACTAAATGTTTCAAAATCCTCTTTTTCTAGGTGAGTATGAGTATTCAGATATGCTTCATAAAACTCAAATAATGTCTGAACATTATCAATTTGTTGAAGTCCTGACAATCGAACAATAAATTCTTCAATACTAAGGATTATTGGTGCAAAAAGAGTTTGATCAGGATATGTTTCTAAAAGTTCTTTTTTGAGAAAAAGCCCTGCTCTTTTACTAGGTACCAGAAAAATCAGATCGCTTATTTTTTCTGTCGTGCCCTGTACTTCTAGTATAACTTCTTTTAGAAAACTTTTCAAGTATGTATGATTTTATGTGCAAGATATTAAATCTTAAGACAAACCTGAACCTATTAAGTAGAATCGATCTTTGTTAAATTTTAGATGTCAAACTTTACTTTGGGATATCCGTTTAATTTTATAAAAATAAAAAACGTCCCGAAAATTTCGGGACGTTTTATTATTATAATCGAGAGACTTTTATTCTTATTTTACTAAGTTGATCTCTACACGTCTGTTTTCTTTTCTACCTTTTCTAGTTTTATTAGAAGAGATAGGTCTGTCTTCACCATAACCAACAGCTGATAATCTAAACTGATCGATACCGTTTTCTGTCAAGTAATTCTTAACAGAATTAGCTCTAGAGTCAGATAATCTTTGGTTAAGTTTAGCACTACCTACACTATCAGTATGTCCTTCTACTGTAAACTTAGCATTAGGATATTCTTTTAGTATAGAAATGATATCTCCAAGTACTTTATGAGACTGTTCTTTTATAGTAGACTTACCAGAATCAAACAAGATCGTTTTTGCGTACTCATTAAGAGTCTTCTGTACTTCTTCAGTTACTTCTGGGCAACCATTGTTTGCAACAGTACCAGCAACATCAGGACAGTTATCATCTTTATCTAATACACCGTCACCATCTTTATCTTGGTAAGGACATCCATTATTAGCAGCTGGTCCAGCTTCATTAGGACAACCATCTTTACCATCAGCGATTCCATCACCGTCAGCATCAGGACATCCATTAAGAGCAGGTAATCCAGCTTCAGTAGGACACTCATCTTTAGGATCTGGAACTCCGTCACCGTCAGTATCAGGACATCCATTAAATTCAGCAGTACCTGCAGTATCAGGACACTCATCTTTAGCATCAGTGATTCCATCACCATCAGTATCAGGACATCCGTTGAATTCTTCTAAACCAGGAACGTCTGGACATTCGTCATCTTTATCATATACTCCATCACCGTCAGTATCTTTACCTCCAAATGCGAAAGTAAGTCCTGCAGAATGTTGGAAATGAGTTGGAGGGTAACTACCAGTTTCATAATCTTCAAATACGTGCTTGTAAGTTGTTTGAAGGTTAAATGCTAAGTTTTCTGTTAACCAAAAGTTTAATCCAAGAGAACCGTTTAATGTTCCAGCTCCTTTTTCATCAACCCAAGCATAACCTCCACCTACACCTACGTAAGGATCAAACCAACTTGAAGAACTTCTAAAACTGTAGCTAATTTTACCATCTAAGGCATAATAAGATAAGTCGTCAACATTAACAGGTGTACCGTTTTCAAGTTCACCAAAATTTTCTATTTTGTTAACTGACCCTGCCGCTGTAAAGGCAAAACCACTTCCTATATATCTACCAACAGATAATTTGGAAACAGATGGAAGGATGTTCCAGTGGTCACTAGCATTAAAAAATTCATCGAAAATTTCTCCCTGACTGGTAAGGTCTCCCCCAGTAGGAAAGATGTCAACGGCATTAATGCCTATAGAAACCGCCCAAGGATTGTTTTCATCTTGTGCATTCGCCGTACTAAATCCAAGTACAAGTAACGAAGCCACTAAAAATCTGCTAAGATGTTTCATATTCAATAATTTAATTTTTAAGTGTTAATTAGAGCAAATGTAATATGTTAAAAATAACTGTCAAAGATAAATCTAATAAATTTTTCTTAACAAGCCAGTATATATCGCAGCTTTGGAGAGTGTAGTCGTTTTTTTTAACAGTTTTCTGGCCCCAAAAAAAGCAATAATTTTAACCTAACTAGAGAAAAATTAAAATATTTAGCTCAACAATTATGTTACAATTATAAGATAAAAATACCTTTTATCCTTAAATTTCTTTTAGTAATTGTAAAAATGACAGATTATTTATACGTGTTTTAAGGTGATATCGTCATTAAAGTAAATTAGAATTTTATCTTTTACAATGTGCCCTATTTTTTCAAGAAGTGATGCATAGCCCTGTATTTGCATTGTATGAGAAGTATTGTGAATTCCTGTTTTATAATCCATTATCGTCGTTAGATTATTTTTATCAATTACTATTCGATCAGGTCGAAATAATCTTCCATTAGAAATTATATCTCTTTCATTATGCACTGTATTCTCCAAAGAGAAGTATTGAGAAAGCTCTGGATGATCTACAATACCCTTTATTTCATCATAAAGTATTTCTTTTTCAGAAATAGTAATTTCTCCCTTTTGGTAGGCTTCTTCAACAACTCTTTCCACATCCTTATATGTATTGATAGAAGCCATAAGATCATGTATCAAATTTCCTTTTTCTATTGCACTCTGTTGAGACGTATCCCATAGTTTACCAGAATTAGTTACAATATTTACTTTATATTTTCCCGAGGAATCTTCGAATCGAGAAAGTTTAACCATTTTTGGCTTATCTTCTATATCTGTATTTATAACCCCTGGTCTTAAAGAACTACCAAAAACATACTCTGTTTTTTCAGAATTCCATTGATCCAAATGTTTTAAATATGCAATTAATTTTCCAGAAAAAGTATTTGGGTTACTTTCTCCTTTTGCATTCAATTTTAGGTTAGAAACAATATATAATTGCTCTTCTGCACGGGTAAGTACTACATATAATAAATTAAACGCATCTAATTCTAATTGCGCTTGTCTGTTTAAAACAATTTCTTCTGCATCTTTACCATACTCAGATATTGCTTTATTATAGTTAATAAATACTTCTTCAAAATTGCCGTATTGTTCACTATCTACTGCTAACCATATTTTAGGTTCTATTTCTTCATAGATATCTATATTAGCATATGGATAAATAACGCAAGGAAACTCTAGTCCTTTTGCTTTATGTATTGTCATAATCTGAATTGCCTCTTCTGTTTCTGGGGCAACAATGCTTAATTTATCTTTTTTTATATGCCAATATGCTAAAAAACCTATGATACCTTCTGTGTGTTTTTGAGTAAATGTAAATACTACATCCAGAAAAAATTGCACATATGCTATAGTGTTATCAGCAAGAGAGAAGCTCGTTATAATATATTCTACTGCATCATAAAGAGGTCTTATCGAAACCTGGGCAAGATCAAAATCAAGCCCTAAAATTTTAAGTTCTGAAGAAAATGTTTTCTTATCAACACCTATCATTTTTTCTAAAAACAAATGTTTTTCTTGTATTGAAAAATTTTCGGTTAAAAAATGTAATACATTGATTTTTGATTGCAGATGCTCTGGGTGTGTACACCAGGTAAGTAAATCGATAATAAATGTTACCTGAGGTGCATTCTTAATTAATAATGTTTCTGAAGAAATTATAGACAATCCTTTCTGAGTAAGAAAATCTGCGATAACAGTTCCTTCTTTTTGTTTTCTTACGATAACACATATTTCATTAAGAGGATATCCTTTTTTGTTTAGTTCAAGTATAGTCTCAAACACTCTTTCGGGATATAAGTCATTCTCTTGAGCTACATTTTTAGCTTCAATAAATGATATATTAACATATCCATCTTTTTTAGAGTTAACTTCTTGCTTATTCCCCAACACATATAATTCCCGATGTTTTTCATTTTTAAAATCACCAGATAAAAAGGTAAATAAGCTATTATTGAATTTAATAATTTCTTCGTGGCTACGATAATTTCTAGGGAGATTAAGAACTTGTTTTTCCTGTATTGAAAAAGGATTTTCATCAGAAGATAAATTAATAAATTGTTCTGCTTTTCCTCCTCTCCATCGATAAATTGCTTGTTTTGCATCTCCTACAATAGTAACCTGCCCTCTTTTACCTGTTAATGTTTCTGTTGACACTGCATTATCAATAAGAGGAATCAAATTATTCCACTGTAATTCTGAAGTATCCTGAAATTCATCAATAAAATAATCTCTATATCGCTCTCCTAAACGTTCGTATATAAATGGAGCTGGCTGATCCTTAATTGCCTTACTTATAATCGTATTAAATTCTGATATTAACAGAATTTTTCTTTCCTTTTTGATTCCAATTAATTCTTTATTAATTGCATTTAATACCGAAAGAGGTGTAAGGTTTTTGATAACATTCTTAAAAAAACCAATTTGTATTAATAGTTGCTTTGTTGTTAGAAAAACTTCTTCTACAGAAGATCTAATGCTATCGATTAGTTCTTTTTTATGAGAGTCTAACTTAGTACTATAGAAAGAGGCTTCTTGTATATTTTGTTTCCAGGCGGCTTTAAAATCCACTTTCACATCACCTTCTGTAAGTTTTAAAAAGTGGTTAGGAATTGAGCTCCGAGTAAAATCTGTATATTCTACTCCATGAGTTTTAATTACTTGTAAAATGGTATTCGACTCAGAAATGATATCCTTCTTACATCTGGCAACTCTTTCACTCAATTGTTTTTTCAGGCTTTCAAAATTGGCAATTGTTTTATGCGAAAGTTTATTGAGATGTCCTCTGTCATTTTCACTAAATAACAATCTGGCTATCTTATTAAGCTCTATAGTAATATCCCAACTTTTATCATCTTCGAGTTTGCTGATGGCAAAATCAATAATCAATTTGGTCAGCTCTTCATTTAGTCCTATTTTGGCAACCACTGCATCTACAGCTTCTTCAATTAAAGAATCTGTATCCATTTCGATCTCAAAATTCATAGGAATCCCCAAATCATGCGCAAATGTCCTGATCACTCTATGTGTAAATGTATCAATAGTAACGACATCAAATGCTGCATAATTATGAAGAATACTTCTAAGAATTCGTTTTGCTTTTTGTTTCAGTTCAAGCTCAGGAATTTTAGTCTCTACACTTAATTCATTTAGCAAATCTTGATATTTTGATGGAGTATCAAGCTCACTAATAGCGACAAGATTCTCTAATATCCTGGATTTCATCTCAGCAACTGCTTTATTTGTAAAAGTAATTGCCAAGATATTTTTATAACTATCCCTATACTCTCCTTTTAATAGGGCGATCAAATATGCTTTTACCAGGGTATAGGTTTTACCAGCACCAGCAGCAGCATTATAAACAATAAAAGCAGTAGTAGAATTCAATTCTTTTTTTTACTAAAATACTAAAACCCGAAAATCTTATACCATCGATTTCTATAAAATTATAATAACAAAAAAGTTGTTTTTACTATCCTGTGGGTTTTAATTAATTTATAACAATTATAAATTTTTATTCATCATTCGAATTGTTAAATTTGATGTCGCTTTTATTTTTTATTAATTAAAATAATAACATATGTCATTCGAATTACCAAAATTAAACTACGCTTTTGATGCGTTAGAACCTCATATAGATGCTCGTACCATGGAAATTCATCATGATAAACATCATGCCGGATACACTAGTAAATTAAACGCAGCAATAGAAGGAACGGATCTTGACGGTAAAACCATTGAAAATATTCTTATTAATCTTGATATGTCAAACGGAGCTGTTAGAAATAACGGTGGGGGATATTATAATCATAATTTATTTTGGGAGATAATGTCACCTAATGGAGGAGAAAAGCCTTCTGGTGAACTTGCAGATGCAATTAATGCAGCCTATGGATCTTTTGATGCTTTTAAAGAAACATTCTCAAAAGCAGCTGCTACTAGATTTGGATCAGGATGGGCTTGGTTATGTGTACACCAAGGCGGAAAAGTAGAAATTTGCTCTACTCCTAACCAAGATAACCCTTTAATGCCAGGTATTGCATGCGGAGGAACTCCTATACTTGCATTAGATGTTTGGGAACATGCATATTACTTAAACTATCAAAATCGTCGTCCTGATTATGTTACTGCATTTTTTAATGTAATTGACTGGAACGAAGTGGCAAGCCGATATGCTCAAGGAAAGTAAATAACAATACTTTAAACAAAAAGAAAAGAGTCACACTACAGTGACTCTTTTTTATATTAAAAATATTACGAAATGTCAGAAAATAAAAAAAGGTGGAAGAACCACCTTTTTTTGCCCCAAATCTACCATGAACTTAACCTACTTATGCTATGGCTTTGCTAATATAGAACGTTATTTCATAGTGAAAAAATGTTTTAGACGAAAGGTCAAAATAATTGTTGAAATACACAAATTAACCCTTTTTAACAACAAACATTTTTGTTTTTTTAATACGCTCTTTCATTTTTACCTTCAAAGAAATTTATAAAAGCCTTATTTACAACTCTATTTCCTCCTATTGTTGGATAATCTCCCGTAAAATACCAATCTCCCAAGTTCTTAGGGCAGGCTCGATGAAGATTGTCAACGGTCTGATAAATAATCTTTACATCAGCTTTTACTGATGTATCACTTAACAACTCTGATATTTTATCACTTATTTCCTGATCAGGAAATCCGCTATAGATTTCTTTTACAAAATTTTGCACTTCTGAGTCTACTAAGTTTTCTTGGGCTTTACATTTTTCATAAACCTGCTCTACCAAATCATAATTCCCATTTTCTTTTAAAAGTTCTAACGCAGCCTGAAATGCAATTAAACCTTCTAATCTAGCCATATCAATTCCATAACAATCAGGAAAACGAATTTGTGGTGCCGAAGAGACAATAACGATTTTCTTTGGATTTAATCTATCCATCATCTTGATAATACTCTTTTTCAAGGTTGTTCCCCTAACGATACTATCATCAATTATAACTAGATTATCTTCTTGCCTTAC
Proteins encoded:
- a CDS encoding exodeoxyribonuclease V subunit beta; the protein is MNSTTAFIVYNAAAGAGKTYTLVKAYLIALLKGEYRDSYKNILAITFTNKAVAEMKSRILENLVAISELDTPSKYQDLLNELSVETKIPELELKQKAKRILRSILHNYAAFDVVTIDTFTHRVIRTFAHDLGIPMNFEIEMDTDSLIEEAVDAVVAKIGLNEELTKLIIDFAISKLEDDKSWDITIELNKIARLLFSENDRGHLNKLSHKTIANFESLKKQLSERVARCKKDIISESNTILQVIKTHGVEYTDFTRSSIPNHFLKLTEGDVKVDFKAAWKQNIQEASFYSTKLDSHKKELIDSIRSSVEEVFLTTKQLLIQIGFFKNVIKNLTPLSVLNAINKELIGIKKERKILLISEFNTIISKAIKDQPAPFIYERLGERYRDYFIDEFQDTSELQWNNLIPLIDNAVSTETLTGKRGQVTIVGDAKQAIYRWRGGKAEQFINLSSDENPFSIQEKQVLNLPRNYRSHEEIIKFNNSLFTFLSGDFKNEKHRELYVLGNKQEVNSKKDGYVNISFIEAKNVAQENDLYPERVFETILELNKKGYPLNEICVIVRKQKEGTVIADFLTQKGLSIISSETLLIKNAPQVTFIIDLLTWCTHPEHLQSKINVLHFLTENFSIQEKHLFLEKMIGVDKKTFSSELKILGLDFDLAQVSIRPLYDAVEYIITSFSLADNTIAYVQFFLDVVFTFTQKHTEGIIGFLAYWHIKKDKLSIVAPETEEAIQIMTIHKAKGLEFPCVIYPYANIDIYEEIEPKIWLAVDSEQYGNFEEVFINYNKAISEYGKDAEEIVLNRQAQLELDAFNLLYVVLTRAEEQLYIVSNLKLNAKGESNPNTFSGKLIAYLKHLDQWNSEKTEYVFGSSLRPGVINTDIEDKPKMVKLSRFEDSSGKYKVNIVTNSGKLWDTSQQSAIEKGNLIHDLMASINTYKDVERVVEEAYQKGEITISEKEILYDEIKGIVDHPELSQYFSLENTVHNERDIISNGRLFRPDRIVIDKNNLTTIMDYKTGIHNTSHTMQIQGYASLLEKIGHIVKDKILIYFNDDITLKHV
- a CDS encoding OmpA family protein → MKHLSRFLVASLLVLGFSTANAQDENNPWAVSIGINAVDIFPTGGDLTSQGEIFDEFFNASDHWNILPSVSKLSVGRYIGSGFAFTAAGSVNKIENFGELENGTPVNVDDLSYYALDGKISYSFRSSSSWFDPYVGVGGGYAWVDEKGAGTLNGSLGLNFWLTENLAFNLQTTYKHVFEDYETGSYPPTHFQHSAGLTFAFGGKDTDGDGVYDKDDECPDVPGLEEFNGCPDTDGDGITDAKDECPDTAGTAEFNGCPDTDGDGVPDPKDECPTEAGLPALNGCPDADGDGIADGKDGCPNEAGPAANNGCPYQDKDGDGVLDKDDNCPDVAGTVANNGCPEVTEEVQKTLNEYAKTILFDSGKSTIKEQSHKVLGDIISILKEYPNAKFTVEGHTDSVGSAKLNQRLSDSRANSVKNYLTENGIDQFRLSAVGYGEDRPISSNKTRKGRKENRRVEINLVK
- a CDS encoding alpha/beta hydrolase family protein — its product is MMAKNKNIIVKGRYQKPILTDVFYKKDGVQKPVIIFCHGYKGFKDWGAWDLVAEAFANAGFFFIKFNFSHNGGTIEQPIDFPDLEAFGNNNYIKELDDLETIIDWTTSSDFKFRNEINTSNISLIGHSRGGGIVTIKAAEDKRVTQLITWASVSDYKNRFPKGKVFEYWKNTGVTYIENGRTKQQMPHYFQFYTSFIENEDRLTIANAAKKIKIPHLIVHGTSDPTVDIQESKNIHAWSVNSQLYIVEGADHIFGVKHPWQGNNLSKHLELIVQKSIDLTGL
- a CDS encoding PD-(D/E)XK nuclease family protein, with the protein product MKSFLKEVILEVQGTTEKISDLIFLVPSKRAGLFLKKELLETYPDQTLFAPIILSIEEFIVRLSGLQQIDNVQTLFEFYEAYLNTHTHLEKEDFETFSNWAQTLIYDFNEIDRYCIDHKSFFTYLSGIQDLNHWYLQKEKTELVKNYIRFWENLMDYYSNFKNKLLSKKIGYQGLLYRKASEDIKTYVNTENRTHILVGFNALNNAEQIIFQSLLEADIAQVYWDADQFFVENAYHEASLFLRTYKNQWEYYKKKPFQWIQNNFSSEKDITLIGVPKNIGQAKSIGQILTSIPKSEVEKTALVLADETLLQPLLNSLPNTIEALNITMGLPLKEVPIAAFFELLFSLHKNSSPKGFYYKLVLEILNSLPAYRILGFEVTRLINTIAKENIVYITLDKLQEKVPAKEKKALGLLFEPWKDVTIALENCRKIILLLKNNLDKKKDELELEYVYHFYLVFNKVFTLHTSYQYLKTIGSLYTLYKDIMMSETLDFSGEPFSGLQLMGMLESRCLDFETVIITSVNEGVLPAGKSMNSFIPYDLKRAYNLPTYKEKDAIYTYHFYRLIQRAKKVYLLYNTEDEGVGGGEKSRFLLQLDIDKRPKHKLTKYVVSAKVPQLINQPLQIRKNEAILLKLKKLSAHGLSPSALTAYIRNPMDFYYKYVLGVTETEEVEETIAANTLGTVIHNTLETFYKPLEGKFLAIEDINTMRNQIDIELRGQFKQEYTKLNITQGKNLLIFEVAKQYVYNFLKAEEKLIRSGARLKILAIESNLKTKLNIPELDFPIYIKGKVDRIDELDGQVRVIDYKTGRVGRSDVVIMDWDIITDEYKYSKVIQVLAYAYMQHNENPISEAFQAGIISFKNLQEGFLKFGTKESVRGKANYEITNAVFDDYLLQLKKLILEIFNIETPFIEKEV
- a CDS encoding superoxide dismutase, producing the protein MSFELPKLNYAFDALEPHIDARTMEIHHDKHHAGYTSKLNAAIEGTDLDGKTIENILINLDMSNGAVRNNGGGYYNHNLFWEIMSPNGGEKPSGELADAINAAYGSFDAFKETFSKAAATRFGSGWAWLCVHQGGKVEICSTPNQDNPLMPGIACGGTPILALDVWEHAYYLNYQNRRPDYVTAFFNVIDWNEVASRYAQGK